In Ipomoea triloba cultivar NCNSP0323 chromosome 15, ASM357664v1, one genomic interval encodes:
- the LOC116006165 gene encoding receptor-like protein 35 isoform X1 — protein sequence MATSHILLLSFLFHILLLFSLPLETATSDTAEGRALLKWKNTLFNTDALHSWSIANLDNICWNWTGITCNNAGAVYKIKLDNFSLSGTLESLDFISFPNITRFSLHNNSFTGSIPYAIANLSQLVFLDLSWNDFVNFIPTEIGRLTNLRFLYFGVNNLSGSIPSQISYLQHLTFISFNYNSLTGQIPEAIFSNLSNIQTFDCGWNMFHGPFPTSLVRLSKLKQLDLSGNNFYGSIPPTIGNLSSLTNLYLGSNMLQGNIPQTLCKLQSLEGLYLYNNTLSGIIPQCLENVTSLRYLSLYSNMLQGNIPRTLCKLHFLEGLYLYNNTLSGIIPQCLENVTSLRYLSLYSNMLQGNIPRTLCKLHFLEGVYLSSNALSGQIPQCLGNLTALRYLYLYSNMLQGNIPKALCKLQSLEGVYFSSNTLSGQIPQCLGNLTSLRYLYLDSNMLQGNIPGALCKFQSLEVLYLSNNTLSGLIPQYLGNVTSLRYLSLSSNILHGNIPKTLCKLHSLEGVYLSSNALSGQIPQCLGNVTSLRYLDLSYNKLQRNIPRELCKLHSLESVDFYSNALSGQIPQCLGNLTSLRYLDLGYNKLQRNIPEALCKLHSLENLFLCTNALSGHIPQCLGNLTSLRYLYLYTNLLLQGNIPKTLCKLHSLEVLSLGESSLNGPIPQCLGNVTSLRKLYIINNILMKGSIPKSLCKLLSLEGIYLAKNGLEGLIPWCFGNISSLKFIHLGFSQLKGSIPGSLCNLQQSLELLILSNNNLDGPIPQCLGKLKYLTTLIVSENKLGGMLAPTLVPSTSNGTDQTKNSSLIYGTDTWLCSLSSLQYLDLSDNNLHGPLPRCLENFSKELTVINLARNHFQGSIQGVCRIGNILEYFNLNNNQLGGPLPRGLRNCNNLKFLDLGNNRFHDSFPHWLDTLLDLRVLVLRSNHFYGEICTSNTTFPFPKLHIFDISHNEFNGPLPRYYMENFEAMQRANDDERLSLYEASLSLVWKGVELQVVHYNICTSLDLSRNYFHGEIPKSLGRLVLIRFLNFSHNQLTGYIPPSLGNLTILEALDLSSNKLVGEIPGQLSKSLTFLAVLNLSYNNLSGPIPNGPQFDTFENNSYLGNTALCGFPLTLKCQNRGEGKAPDLEDSHNFGSGFGWQSVVIGYSCGMPFGILIGYLIFKYGKPRWLIRLILGN from the exons ATGGCCACTTCTCATATATTATTGCTCTCTTTCCTGtttcatattcttcttctcttttcacTTCCTTTGGAGACTGCAACTTCAGACACAGCTGAGGGAAGAGCCCTTCTCAAATGGAAGAACACCCTTTTCAATACTGATGCTCTTCATTCTTGGTCCATTGCTAATCTTGACAACATTTGTTGGAATTGGACGGGTATCACTTGCAACAATGCTGGAGCTGTTTATAAGATAAAGCTGGACAATTTCAGTCTCTCAGGTACACTTGAAAGCCttgatttcatttcatttccaaATATCACCCGTTTTAGCCTCCATAATAACAGCTTTACTGGATCAATTCCATATGCTATTGCTAATCTTTCCCAACTAGTTTTCTTGGACCTCAGTTGGAACGATTTTGTAAATTTCATACCAACAGAGATTGGAAGATTAACAAATCTCCGGTTCTTGTACTTCGGAGTAAACAATCTTTCTGGAAGTATTCCCTCCCAAATAAGCTATCTTCAACACCTTACTTTCATCTCctttaattataattctttGACTGGCCAAATTCCAGAAGCAATATTCTCCAATTTGAGCAACATTCAAACTTTTGATTGTGGATGGAATATGTTCCATGGGCCATTTCCAACAAGTTTAGTCAGGCTATCCAAGCTTAAACAACTTGACCTAAGTGGAAACAATTTCTATGGGTCAATACCTCCTACAATTGGAAATCTAAGTTCACTAACCAATCTTTATCTTGGCTCCAACATGTTGCAAGGAAATATTCCTCAAACACTTTGCAAACTTCAATCCCTTGAGGGTCTTTATTTATATAACAATACTTTGAGTGGTATAATTCCTCAATGTTTGGAGAATGTTACCTCACTGAGATATCTTTCTCTCTACTCTAACATGTTGCAAGGGAATATTCCTAGAACACTTTGCAAACTTCACTTCCTTGAGGGTCTTTATTTATATAACAATACTTTGAGTGGTATAATTCCTCAATGTTTGGAGAATGTTACCTCACTGAGATATCTTTCTCTCTACTCTAACATGTTGCAAGGGAATATTCCTAGAACACTTTGCAAACTTCACTTCCTTGAGGGTGTTTATTTATCTAGCAATGCTTTGAGTGGTCAGATTCCTCAATGTTTGGGAAACTTAACCGCATTGAGATATCTTTATCTCTATTCCAACATGTTGCAAGGAAATATTCCTAAAGCACTTTGCAAACTTCAATCCCTGGAGGGTGTTTATTTTTCTAGCAATACTTTGAGTGGTCAGATTCCTCAATGTTTGGGAAATTTAACCTCACTGAGATATCTCTATCTCGACTCCAACATGTTGCAAGGAAATATTCCTGGAGCACTTTGCAAGTTTCAATCACTTGAG GTTCtttatttatcaaacaataCTTTGAGCGGTCTGATTCCTCAATATTTGGGAAATGTAACCTCACTGAGATatctttctctctcctccaacATTTTGCATGGAAATATTCCAAAAACACTTTGCAAACTTCACTCCCTGGAGGGTGTCTATTTATCTAGCAATGCTTTGAGTGGTCAGATTCCTCAATGTTTGGGAAATGTAACCTCACTAAGATATCTTGACCTCAGCTATAATAAGTTGCAAAGAAATATTCCTAGAGAACTTTGCAAACTTCACTCCCTTGAGAGTGTTGATTTTTATAGCAATGCTTTGAGTGGTCAGATTCCTCAATGTTTGGGAAATTTAACCTCGTTGAGATATCTTGACCTCGGCTATAATAAGTTACAAAGAAATATTCCTGAAGCACTTTGCAAACTTCACTCCCTAGAGAATCTTTTTTTATGTACAAATGCTTTGAGTGGTCATATTCCTCAATGTTTGGGAAATTTAACCTCACTAAGATATCTTTACCTCTACACCAACTTGCTATTGCAAGGAAATATTCCTAAAACACTTTGCAAACTTCACTCCCTAGAGGTCCTTTCTTTAGGTGAAAGTAGTTTGAACGGTCCGATTCCTCAATGTTTGGGAAATGTAACCTCACTGAGGAAACTTTATATTATCAACAACATTTTGATGAAAGGAAGTATTCCGAAATCACTATGCAAACTCCTTTCTCTTGAGGGAATATATTTAGCCAAGAATGGGTTGGAAGGTTTGATCCCATGGTGCTTTGGAAATATATCCTCACTAAAATTTATTCATCTTGGCTTCAGCCAGCTGAAGGGAAGTATTCCAGGATCACTATGCAATCTTCAACAATCTCTTGAACTGCTCATTCTATCCAACAACAATTTGGATGGCCCAATTCCTCAATGCCTgggaaaattgaaatatttgaCAACTTTAATTGTTTCTGAAAACAAGCTTGGAGGCATGTTAGCTCCAACTCTAGTTCCATCAACTAGTAATGGCACAGATCAAACAAAAAATTCTAGTTTGATTTATGGAACGGATACATGGTTGTGCAGTTTGAGTTCCTTGCAATATCTTGATCTATCAGATAACAATTTACATGGTCCATTGCCTCGTTGCTTAGAGAACTTCAGCAAGGAGCTTACTGTTATTAAtttagcaagaaatcattttcaggGATCTATTCAAGGAGTTTGTAGAATCGGAAACATCTTGGAGTATTTCAATTTGAATAACAATCAATTGGGAGGCCCACTGCCCCGAGGTTTGAGAAATTGCAACAACCTTAAATTTCTAGATCTTGGAAACAACAGGTTTCATGATTCATTCCCTCATTGGTTAGATACTCTTCTTGATTTGCGTGTTCTTGTGTTGAGATCTAATCATTTTTATGGTGAAATATGCACTTCTAACACTACATTTCCATTTCCAAAGCTGCATATATTTGATATCTCACACAATGAGTTCAATGGTCCTTTGCCAAGATATTATATGGAGAACTTTGAAGCCATGCAGAGGGCAAATGATGATGAGAGGTTGTCACTTtatgaagcttcattaagcctGGTGTGGAAAGGGGTGGAGCTTCAAGTGGTGCATTATAATATCTGCACATCCCTTGATTTATCCCGTAACTACTTCCATGGTGAGATTCCAAAATCTTTGGGAAGGTTAGTTCTAATTCGGTTTCTCAATTTCTCACACAATCAGCTCACTGGTTATATCCCACCATCATTGGGAAATTTGACGATTCTTGAGGCACTCGATCTATCATCGAATAAACTAGTGGGCGAGATTCCAGGGCAACTTTCAAAATCCTTGACATTTCTCGCTGTACTAAATCTTTCTTATAATAATCTTTCTGGTCCTATACCTAATGGCCCACAGTTTGACACCTTTGAAAACAATTCCTATTTAGGAAACACGGCTCTGTGTGGATTTCCACTAACTTTGAAATGCCAAAACAGAGGTGAAGGAAAAGCACCAGATTTGGAGGATTCACACAATTTTGGGAGTGGATTTGGTTGGCAAAGTGTTGTTATTGGATACAGTTGTGGCATGCCATTTGGTATTTTGATAGGATATCTCATATTCAAGTATGGAAAACCACGGTGGCTTATAAGGTTAATACTTGGGAATTGA
- the LOC116006165 gene encoding LRR receptor-like serine/threonine-protein kinase GSO1 isoform X3, with amino-acid sequence MATSHILLLSFLFHILLLFSLPLETATSDTAEGRALLKWKNTLFNTDALHSWSIANLDNICWNWTGITCNNAGAVYKIKLDNFSLSGTLESLDFISFPNITRFSLHNNSFTGSIPYAIANLSQLVFLDLSWNDFVNFIPTEIGRLTNLRFLYFGVNNLSGSIPSQISYLQHLTFISFNYNSLTGQIPEAIFSNLSNIQTFDCGWNMFHGPFPTSLVRLSKLKQLDLSGNNFYGSIPPTIGNLSSLTNLYLGSNMLQGNIPQTLCKLQSLEGLYLYNNTLSGIIPQCLENVTSLRYLSLYSNMLQGNIPRTLCKLHFLEGLYLYNNTLSGIIPQCLENVTSLRYLSLYSNMLQGNIPRTLCKLHFLEGVYLSSNALSGQIPQCLGNLTALRYLYLYSNMLQGNIPKALCKLQSLEGVYFSSNTLSGQIPQCLGNLTSLRYLYLDSNMLQGNIPGALCKFQSLEVLYLSNNTLSGLIPQYLGNVTSLRYLSLSSNILHGNIPKTLCKLHSLEGVYLSSNALSGQIPQCLGNVTSLRYLDLSYNKLQRNIPRELCKLHSLESVDFYSNALSGQIPQCLGNLTSLRYLDLGYNKLQRNIPEALCKLHSLENLFLCTNALSGHIPQCLGNLTSLRYLYLYTNLLLQGNIPKTLCKLHSLEVLSLGESSLNGPIPQCLGNVTSLRKLYIINNILMKGSIPKSLCKLLSLEGIYLAKNGLEGLIPWCFGNISSLKFIHLGFSQLKGSIPGSLCNLQQSLELLILSNNNLDGPIPQCLGKLKYLTTLIVSENKLGGMLAPTLVPSTSNGTDQTKNSSLIYGTDTWLCSLSSLQYLDLSDNNLHGPLPRCLENFSKELTVINLARNHFQGSIQGVCRIGNILEYFNLNNNQLGGPLPRGLRNCNNLKFLDLGNNRFHDSFPHWLDTLLDLRVLVLRSNHFYGEICTSNTTFPFPKLHIFDISHNEFNGPLPRYYMENFEAMQRANDDERLSLYEASLSLVWKGVELQVVHYNICTSLDLSRNYFHGEIPKSLGRGEGKAPDLEDSHNFGSGFGWQSVVIGYSCGMPFGILIGYLIFKYGKPRWLIRLILGN; translated from the exons ATGGCCACTTCTCATATATTATTGCTCTCTTTCCTGtttcatattcttcttctcttttcacTTCCTTTGGAGACTGCAACTTCAGACACAGCTGAGGGAAGAGCCCTTCTCAAATGGAAGAACACCCTTTTCAATACTGATGCTCTTCATTCTTGGTCCATTGCTAATCTTGACAACATTTGTTGGAATTGGACGGGTATCACTTGCAACAATGCTGGAGCTGTTTATAAGATAAAGCTGGACAATTTCAGTCTCTCAGGTACACTTGAAAGCCttgatttcatttcatttccaaATATCACCCGTTTTAGCCTCCATAATAACAGCTTTACTGGATCAATTCCATATGCTATTGCTAATCTTTCCCAACTAGTTTTCTTGGACCTCAGTTGGAACGATTTTGTAAATTTCATACCAACAGAGATTGGAAGATTAACAAATCTCCGGTTCTTGTACTTCGGAGTAAACAATCTTTCTGGAAGTATTCCCTCCCAAATAAGCTATCTTCAACACCTTACTTTCATCTCctttaattataattctttGACTGGCCAAATTCCAGAAGCAATATTCTCCAATTTGAGCAACATTCAAACTTTTGATTGTGGATGGAATATGTTCCATGGGCCATTTCCAACAAGTTTAGTCAGGCTATCCAAGCTTAAACAACTTGACCTAAGTGGAAACAATTTCTATGGGTCAATACCTCCTACAATTGGAAATCTAAGTTCACTAACCAATCTTTATCTTGGCTCCAACATGTTGCAAGGAAATATTCCTCAAACACTTTGCAAACTTCAATCCCTTGAGGGTCTTTATTTATATAACAATACTTTGAGTGGTATAATTCCTCAATGTTTGGAGAATGTTACCTCACTGAGATATCTTTCTCTCTACTCTAACATGTTGCAAGGGAATATTCCTAGAACACTTTGCAAACTTCACTTCCTTGAGGGTCTTTATTTATATAACAATACTTTGAGTGGTATAATTCCTCAATGTTTGGAGAATGTTACCTCACTGAGATATCTTTCTCTCTACTCTAACATGTTGCAAGGGAATATTCCTAGAACACTTTGCAAACTTCACTTCCTTGAGGGTGTTTATTTATCTAGCAATGCTTTGAGTGGTCAGATTCCTCAATGTTTGGGAAACTTAACCGCATTGAGATATCTTTATCTCTATTCCAACATGTTGCAAGGAAATATTCCTAAAGCACTTTGCAAACTTCAATCCCTGGAGGGTGTTTATTTTTCTAGCAATACTTTGAGTGGTCAGATTCCTCAATGTTTGGGAAATTTAACCTCACTGAGATATCTCTATCTCGACTCCAACATGTTGCAAGGAAATATTCCTGGAGCACTTTGCAAGTTTCAATCACTTGAG GTTCtttatttatcaaacaataCTTTGAGCGGTCTGATTCCTCAATATTTGGGAAATGTAACCTCACTGAGATatctttctctctcctccaacATTTTGCATGGAAATATTCCAAAAACACTTTGCAAACTTCACTCCCTGGAGGGTGTCTATTTATCTAGCAATGCTTTGAGTGGTCAGATTCCTCAATGTTTGGGAAATGTAACCTCACTAAGATATCTTGACCTCAGCTATAATAAGTTGCAAAGAAATATTCCTAGAGAACTTTGCAAACTTCACTCCCTTGAGAGTGTTGATTTTTATAGCAATGCTTTGAGTGGTCAGATTCCTCAATGTTTGGGAAATTTAACCTCGTTGAGATATCTTGACCTCGGCTATAATAAGTTACAAAGAAATATTCCTGAAGCACTTTGCAAACTTCACTCCCTAGAGAATCTTTTTTTATGTACAAATGCTTTGAGTGGTCATATTCCTCAATGTTTGGGAAATTTAACCTCACTAAGATATCTTTACCTCTACACCAACTTGCTATTGCAAGGAAATATTCCTAAAACACTTTGCAAACTTCACTCCCTAGAGGTCCTTTCTTTAGGTGAAAGTAGTTTGAACGGTCCGATTCCTCAATGTTTGGGAAATGTAACCTCACTGAGGAAACTTTATATTATCAACAACATTTTGATGAAAGGAAGTATTCCGAAATCACTATGCAAACTCCTTTCTCTTGAGGGAATATATTTAGCCAAGAATGGGTTGGAAGGTTTGATCCCATGGTGCTTTGGAAATATATCCTCACTAAAATTTATTCATCTTGGCTTCAGCCAGCTGAAGGGAAGTATTCCAGGATCACTATGCAATCTTCAACAATCTCTTGAACTGCTCATTCTATCCAACAACAATTTGGATGGCCCAATTCCTCAATGCCTgggaaaattgaaatatttgaCAACTTTAATTGTTTCTGAAAACAAGCTTGGAGGCATGTTAGCTCCAACTCTAGTTCCATCAACTAGTAATGGCACAGATCAAACAAAAAATTCTAGTTTGATTTATGGAACGGATACATGGTTGTGCAGTTTGAGTTCCTTGCAATATCTTGATCTATCAGATAACAATTTACATGGTCCATTGCCTCGTTGCTTAGAGAACTTCAGCAAGGAGCTTACTGTTATTAAtttagcaagaaatcattttcaggGATCTATTCAAGGAGTTTGTAGAATCGGAAACATCTTGGAGTATTTCAATTTGAATAACAATCAATTGGGAGGCCCACTGCCCCGAGGTTTGAGAAATTGCAACAACCTTAAATTTCTAGATCTTGGAAACAACAGGTTTCATGATTCATTCCCTCATTGGTTAGATACTCTTCTTGATTTGCGTGTTCTTGTGTTGAGATCTAATCATTTTTATGGTGAAATATGCACTTCTAACACTACATTTCCATTTCCAAAGCTGCATATATTTGATATCTCACACAATGAGTTCAATGGTCCTTTGCCAAGATATTATATGGAGAACTTTGAAGCCATGCAGAGGGCAAATGATGATGAGAGGTTGTCACTTtatgaagcttcattaagcctGGTGTGGAAAGGGGTGGAGCTTCAAGTGGTGCATTATAATATCTGCACATCCCTTGATTTATCCCGTAACTACTTCCATGGTGAGATTCCAAAATCTTTGGGAAG AGGTGAAGGAAAAGCACCAGATTTGGAGGATTCACACAATTTTGGGAGTGGATTTGGTTGGCAAAGTGTTGTTATTGGATACAGTTGTGGCATGCCATTTGGTATTTTGATAGGATATCTCATATTCAAGTATGGAAAACCACGGTGGCTTATAAGGTTAATACTTGGGAATTGA
- the LOC116006165 gene encoding LRR receptor-like serine/threonine-protein kinase GSO1 isoform X2 has translation MATSHILLLSFLFHILLLFSLPLETATSDTAEGRALLKWKNTLFNTDALHSWSIANLDNICWNWTGITCNNAGAVYKIKLDNFSLSGTLESLDFISFPNITRFSLHNNSFTGSIPYAIANLSQLVFLDLSWNDFVNFIPTEIGRLTNLRFLYFGVNNLSGSIPSQISYLQHLTFISFNYNSLTGQIPEAIFSNLSNIQTFDCGWNMFHGPFPTSLVRLSKLKQLDLSGNNFYGSIPPTIGNLSSLTNLYLGSNMLQGNIPQTLCKLQSLEGLYLYNNTLSGIIPQCLENVTSLRYLSLYSNMLQGNIPRTLCKLHFLEGLYLYNNTLSGIIPQCLENVTSLRYLSLYSNMLQGNIPRTLCKLHFLEGVYLSSNALSGQIPQCLGNLTALRYLYLYSNMLQGNIPKALCKLQSLEGVYFSSNTLSGQIPQCLGNLTSLRYLYLDSNMLQGNIPGALCKFQSLEVLYLSNNTLSGLIPQYLGNVTSLRYLSLSSNILHGNIPKTLCKLHSLEGVYLSSNALSGQIPQCLGNVTSLRYLDLSYNKLQRNIPRELCKLHSLESVDFYSNALSGQIPQCLGNLTSLRYLDLGYNKLQRNIPEALCKLHSLENLFLCTNALSGHIPQCLGNLTSLRYLYLYTNLLLQGNIPKTLCKLHSLEVLSLGESSLNGPIPQCLGNVTSLRKLYIINNILMKGSIPKSLCKLLSLEGIYLAKNGLEGLIPWCFGNISSLKFIHLGFSQLKGSIPGSLCNLQQSLELLILSNNNLDGPIPQCLGKLKYLTTLIVSENKLGGMLAPTLVPSTSNGTDQTKNSSLIYGTDTWLCSLSSLQYLDLSDNNLHGPLPRCLENFSKELTVINLARNHFQGSIQGVCRIGNILEYFNLNNNQLGGPLPRGLRNCNNLKFLDLGNNRFHDSFPHWLDTLLDLRVLVLRSNHFYGEICTSNTTFPFPKLHIFDISHNEFNGPLPRYYMENFEAMQRANDDERLSLYEASLSLVWKGVELQVVHYNICTSLDLSRNYFHGNTALCGFPLTLKCQNRGEGKAPDLEDSHNFGSGFGWQSVVIGYSCGMPFGILIGYLIFKYGKPRWLIRLILGN, from the exons ATGGCCACTTCTCATATATTATTGCTCTCTTTCCTGtttcatattcttcttctcttttcacTTCCTTTGGAGACTGCAACTTCAGACACAGCTGAGGGAAGAGCCCTTCTCAAATGGAAGAACACCCTTTTCAATACTGATGCTCTTCATTCTTGGTCCATTGCTAATCTTGACAACATTTGTTGGAATTGGACGGGTATCACTTGCAACAATGCTGGAGCTGTTTATAAGATAAAGCTGGACAATTTCAGTCTCTCAGGTACACTTGAAAGCCttgatttcatttcatttccaaATATCACCCGTTTTAGCCTCCATAATAACAGCTTTACTGGATCAATTCCATATGCTATTGCTAATCTTTCCCAACTAGTTTTCTTGGACCTCAGTTGGAACGATTTTGTAAATTTCATACCAACAGAGATTGGAAGATTAACAAATCTCCGGTTCTTGTACTTCGGAGTAAACAATCTTTCTGGAAGTATTCCCTCCCAAATAAGCTATCTTCAACACCTTACTTTCATCTCctttaattataattctttGACTGGCCAAATTCCAGAAGCAATATTCTCCAATTTGAGCAACATTCAAACTTTTGATTGTGGATGGAATATGTTCCATGGGCCATTTCCAACAAGTTTAGTCAGGCTATCCAAGCTTAAACAACTTGACCTAAGTGGAAACAATTTCTATGGGTCAATACCTCCTACAATTGGAAATCTAAGTTCACTAACCAATCTTTATCTTGGCTCCAACATGTTGCAAGGAAATATTCCTCAAACACTTTGCAAACTTCAATCCCTTGAGGGTCTTTATTTATATAACAATACTTTGAGTGGTATAATTCCTCAATGTTTGGAGAATGTTACCTCACTGAGATATCTTTCTCTCTACTCTAACATGTTGCAAGGGAATATTCCTAGAACACTTTGCAAACTTCACTTCCTTGAGGGTCTTTATTTATATAACAATACTTTGAGTGGTATAATTCCTCAATGTTTGGAGAATGTTACCTCACTGAGATATCTTTCTCTCTACTCTAACATGTTGCAAGGGAATATTCCTAGAACACTTTGCAAACTTCACTTCCTTGAGGGTGTTTATTTATCTAGCAATGCTTTGAGTGGTCAGATTCCTCAATGTTTGGGAAACTTAACCGCATTGAGATATCTTTATCTCTATTCCAACATGTTGCAAGGAAATATTCCTAAAGCACTTTGCAAACTTCAATCCCTGGAGGGTGTTTATTTTTCTAGCAATACTTTGAGTGGTCAGATTCCTCAATGTTTGGGAAATTTAACCTCACTGAGATATCTCTATCTCGACTCCAACATGTTGCAAGGAAATATTCCTGGAGCACTTTGCAAGTTTCAATCACTTGAG GTTCtttatttatcaaacaataCTTTGAGCGGTCTGATTCCTCAATATTTGGGAAATGTAACCTCACTGAGATatctttctctctcctccaacATTTTGCATGGAAATATTCCAAAAACACTTTGCAAACTTCACTCCCTGGAGGGTGTCTATTTATCTAGCAATGCTTTGAGTGGTCAGATTCCTCAATGTTTGGGAAATGTAACCTCACTAAGATATCTTGACCTCAGCTATAATAAGTTGCAAAGAAATATTCCTAGAGAACTTTGCAAACTTCACTCCCTTGAGAGTGTTGATTTTTATAGCAATGCTTTGAGTGGTCAGATTCCTCAATGTTTGGGAAATTTAACCTCGTTGAGATATCTTGACCTCGGCTATAATAAGTTACAAAGAAATATTCCTGAAGCACTTTGCAAACTTCACTCCCTAGAGAATCTTTTTTTATGTACAAATGCTTTGAGTGGTCATATTCCTCAATGTTTGGGAAATTTAACCTCACTAAGATATCTTTACCTCTACACCAACTTGCTATTGCAAGGAAATATTCCTAAAACACTTTGCAAACTTCACTCCCTAGAGGTCCTTTCTTTAGGTGAAAGTAGTTTGAACGGTCCGATTCCTCAATGTTTGGGAAATGTAACCTCACTGAGGAAACTTTATATTATCAACAACATTTTGATGAAAGGAAGTATTCCGAAATCACTATGCAAACTCCTTTCTCTTGAGGGAATATATTTAGCCAAGAATGGGTTGGAAGGTTTGATCCCATGGTGCTTTGGAAATATATCCTCACTAAAATTTATTCATCTTGGCTTCAGCCAGCTGAAGGGAAGTATTCCAGGATCACTATGCAATCTTCAACAATCTCTTGAACTGCTCATTCTATCCAACAACAATTTGGATGGCCCAATTCCTCAATGCCTgggaaaattgaaatatttgaCAACTTTAATTGTTTCTGAAAACAAGCTTGGAGGCATGTTAGCTCCAACTCTAGTTCCATCAACTAGTAATGGCACAGATCAAACAAAAAATTCTAGTTTGATTTATGGAACGGATACATGGTTGTGCAGTTTGAGTTCCTTGCAATATCTTGATCTATCAGATAACAATTTACATGGTCCATTGCCTCGTTGCTTAGAGAACTTCAGCAAGGAGCTTACTGTTATTAAtttagcaagaaatcattttcaggGATCTATTCAAGGAGTTTGTAGAATCGGAAACATCTTGGAGTATTTCAATTTGAATAACAATCAATTGGGAGGCCCACTGCCCCGAGGTTTGAGAAATTGCAACAACCTTAAATTTCTAGATCTTGGAAACAACAGGTTTCATGATTCATTCCCTCATTGGTTAGATACTCTTCTTGATTTGCGTGTTCTTGTGTTGAGATCTAATCATTTTTATGGTGAAATATGCACTTCTAACACTACATTTCCATTTCCAAAGCTGCATATATTTGATATCTCACACAATGAGTTCAATGGTCCTTTGCCAAGATATTATATGGAGAACTTTGAAGCCATGCAGAGGGCAAATGATGATGAGAGGTTGTCACTTtatgaagcttcattaagcctGGTGTGGAAAGGGGTGGAGCTTCAAGTGGTGCATTATAATATCTGCACATCCCTTGATTTATCCCGTAACTACTTCCATG GAAACACGGCTCTGTGTGGATTTCCACTAACTTTGAAATGCCAAAACAGAGGTGAAGGAAAAGCACCAGATTTGGAGGATTCACACAATTTTGGGAGTGGATTTGGTTGGCAAAGTGTTGTTATTGGATACAGTTGTGGCATGCCATTTGGTATTTTGATAGGATATCTCATATTCAAGTATGGAAAACCACGGTGGCTTATAAGGTTAATACTTGGGAATTGA